Proteins encoded in a region of the Zea mays cultivar B73 chromosome 4, Zm-B73-REFERENCE-NAM-5.0, whole genome shotgun sequence genome:
- the LOC100501519 gene encoding alpha,alpha-trehalose-phosphate synthase [UDP-forming] 5 has translation MLSVSASDGDRSPCPVEARRIVVTHRLPLHAEPNPDAPYGFDFSLDADALPLQLARGLPRPVVFVGALPSAAASISASEELEADLLARFGCSPVFLDPGLHKDFYDGFCKRYLWPMLHYLLPFTLTPFFGSGGLKFKANLYRAYLTANTQYAERVLEQLNPDEDLVFIHDYHLLALPTILRHKSPRARIGFFLHTPFPTSELFRTVPVREDLLRSLLNADLVGFHNYDYARHFLSACTRLLGVTSHTHRGYISIDYCGRAVSVKILAGGVDIGQLREVLSSPETEAKAKEVATKFAGRQLLLGVDDVDLFKGIGLKLLAMERLLESQPELHGQVVLVQINNPVRSPGYDTDEICAELQAMRKRINARFATPAGYEPIVIIEDPMTMHEKLAFYTSADICLVTAVRDGLNRTPYIYTVCRQEGPISSGVVGAPKEGAIVLSEFVGCATSLGGAVHINPWNVDAVAEGMHMALRFNGREKQVRQEKHYRFVSTHDIAYWGRSLDQDLQRASKDHASMKFMSVGLAMSYHIVVLSPNFQKLSPEHINPSYQRAGNRLILLDYDETVMFHPGLLDRHPSQRLIGILNELCSDPKNTVFVVSGRSKDELARWLEPCERLGISAEHGYFTRWSRYSPWESPDLKVDYGWKKMVEPVMDLYVAVTDGSSVETKETALVWHYEGTDPVFGPSQAKELRDHLSDVLAKEPVSVRSGYNIVEVNPQEVDKGTAVQRIIAAMRDRGRMPDFILCVGDDASDEDMFKAVTAPSNKSAFPEDAEVFACTIGTKPSLAKYYLDDPVEVLSMLKGLIKSSVEERPGDGEGPSRVSFD, from the exons ATGCTCTCCGTCTCCGCCTCCGATGGCGATCGCTCGCCGTGTCCGGTGGAGGCACGCCGCATCGTGGTTACCCACCGCCTCCCCCTCCACGCGGAGCCCAATCCCGACGCGCCGTACGGCTTCGATTTCTCCCTCGACGCCGACGCGCTCCCGCTCCAGTTGGCCCGCGGTCTTCCCCGCCCTGTGGTCTTCGTCGGCGCGCTCCCCTCCGCCGCGGCGTCGATCTCTGCGTCCGAGGAGCTCGAGGCCGATCTCCTCGCGCGCTTCGGCTGTAGCCCGGTGTTCCTGGACCCCGGCCTCCACAAGGACTTCTACGACGGATTCTGCAAGCGCTACCTGTGGCCGATGCTCCACTACCTCCTGCCGTTCACGCTCACGCCCTTCTTCGGCAGTGGCGGCCTGAAATTCAAAGCGAACCTCTACCGCGCCTACCTCACCGCCAACACGCAGTACGCCGAACGCGTGCTCGAGCAACTCAACCCCGACGAGGACCTCGTTTTCATCCACGACTACCATCTGTTGGCGCTCCCCACCATCCTCCGCCACAAGTCGCCGCGCGCCCGCATAGGCTTCTTCCTCCACACGCCCTTCCCCACCTCCGAGCTCTTCCGTACAGTCCCGGTTCGCGAGGACCTCCTCCGATCCCTCCTCAACGCCGACCTCGTGGGCTTCCATAACTACGATTACGCCCGCCACTTCCTCTCCGCCTGCACTAGGCTCCTCGGCGTCACCAGCCACACCCATCGCGGCTACATCAGCATCGACTACTGCGGCCGCGCTGTTTCCGTGAAGATCCTCGCCGGTGGTGTCGACATAGGCCAGCTACGTGAGGTGTTGTCGTCGCccgagactgaagcgaaggccaaGGAGGTTGCCACGAAGTTTGCCGGTCGTCAGTTGTTGCTCGGAGTAGACGATGTTGATTTGTTCAAGGGGATTGGCCTCAAGCTCTTGGCTATGGAGAGGCTGCTAGAGTCGCAGCCGGAGCTACATGGCCAGGTGGTGCTCGTGCAGATCAACAACCCGGTGCGGAGTCCTGGGTATGACACCGACGAGATTTGTGCGGAGCTGCAGGCGATGCGTAAGCGGATCAATGCCCGCTTCGCGACGCCGGCGGGGTATGAACCGATCGTGATCATCGAAGACCCCATGACGATGCACGAGAAGCTGGCGTTCTACACCTCGGCGGACATCTGCCTCGTCACCGCGGTGCGCGACGGCCTGAACAGGACACCGTACATCTACACCGTGTGCCGGCAGGAGGGTCCGATCTCCAGTGGCGTGGTGGGGGCACCGAAGGAGGGCGCCATCGTCCTGTCCGAGTTCGTCGGGTGCGCGACGTCCCTGGGCGGCGCGGTTCACATCAACCCGTGGAACGTGGACGCCGTTGCTGAGGGGATGCACATGGCGCTGAGGTTTAATGGGCGCGAGAAGCAGGTGCGGCAAGAGAAGCACTACAGGTTTGTTTCCACGCACGACATTGCCTACTGGGGGCGATCGCTCGACCAGGACCTGCAGAGGGCGAGCAAGGATCACGCGTCCATGAAGTTTATGAGCGTTGGGCTCGCCATGAGCTACCACATCGTCGTGCTTAGTCCCAACTTCCAGAAGCTCTCACCTGAGCACATCAATCCATCGTACCAGCGGGCAGGCAACAGGCTCATCTTACTGGACTATGATGAAACAGTAATGTTCCATCCGGGGCTGCTCGACAGACATCCTAGCCAGCGGTTGATTGGCATCCTGAATGAACTGTGCTCAGATCCAAAGAATACTGTCTTCGTAGTCAGTGGGCGGAGCAAGGATGAACTGGCTCGATGGCTTGAGCCCTGTGAAAGACTGGGGATCTCTGCAGAGCACGGCTACTTCACAAG GTGGAGCAGGTATTCCCCATGGGAGTCACCCGACCTGAAGGTAGACTATGGTTGGAAAAAGATGGTTGAGCCTGTGATGGACCTTTACGTGGCTGTAACTGACGGGTCATCCGTTGAGACTAAAGAAACAGCATTGGTCTGGCACTACGAGGGAACTGATCCAGTTTTCGGACCAAGTCAGGCCAAGGAGCTCCGGGACCACCTGAGCGACGTGCTTGCCAAAGAGCCTGTATCTGTGAGAAGCGGCTACAATATCGTGGAGGTTAATCCTCAG GAGGTGGACAAAGGAACCGCCGTGCAGAGAATCATTGCGGCCATGAGAGATCGGGGAAGAATGCCAGACTTCATCCTATGCGTCGGCGACGACGCGTCCGACGAAGACATGTTCAAGGCTGTCACTGCACCGTCCAACAAGTCCGCGTTCCCAGAGGATGCCGAGGTATTCGCTTGCACCATCGGAACCAAGCCAAGCCTGGCCAAGTACTACCTGGACGACCCCGTGGAGGTACTGTCGATGCTCAAGGGCCTGATCAAGTCGTCGGTGGAGGAGCGTCCCGGGGACGGGGAAGGGCCGTCGCGGGTCTCGTTCGACTGA